A genome region from Stenotrophomonas maltophilia includes the following:
- the copD gene encoding copper homeostasis membrane protein CopD: MFDLSAYALRFLEYLVIMVLFGVPLFGWYGSRRSALADALAGWSLMGVLLAGAVAGLVLTGLDVVFKTAGIMGMPLAEVDRASLGWYLLETSAGRAAMARGALLVALMFVLGWHRRRGKVETAFPLGAMLAGGALASLAWNGHAAAGEGLAGAVRLAAGIVHLLAAGGWIAAVLMFLAMLLRGKETNGSGRLRSTHDFLHGFSTLGTIFVGALIVSGIAHYGDLTAWSFSALFQSTYGKLLLFKLALFAGMLGLGALHRWTLVPRLERALTSGDPAQEVRALRQSVTAEAALAILILIVVSVLGTLSPE, translated from the coding sequence ATGTTCGACCTGTCGGCTTATGCACTGAGATTCTTGGAATACCTTGTCATCATGGTTCTTTTCGGGGTTCCACTCTTCGGTTGGTACGGGTCGCGTCGATCGGCACTCGCCGACGCCTTGGCCGGGTGGTCACTCATGGGCGTTCTATTGGCGGGTGCCGTAGCCGGTCTCGTGCTCACCGGGCTCGATGTCGTCTTCAAGACCGCGGGCATCATGGGAATGCCGCTTGCCGAGGTTGATCGCGCATCGCTTGGCTGGTATCTGCTCGAGACGTCCGCGGGCCGGGCAGCCATGGCGAGAGGCGCGCTGCTGGTCGCCCTGATGTTCGTGCTCGGATGGCATCGTCGCCGCGGGAAGGTGGAGACCGCCTTCCCGCTGGGGGCGATGCTGGCGGGCGGCGCACTCGCTTCGCTGGCATGGAACGGCCACGCCGCCGCTGGCGAGGGCTTGGCAGGCGCGGTCCGGCTTGCTGCAGGCATCGTCCATCTTCTCGCGGCAGGCGGCTGGATCGCAGCGGTCCTGATGTTCCTTGCCATGCTGCTGCGCGGCAAAGAGACGAACGGCAGCGGGCGTCTGCGATCAACGCATGACTTTCTGCATGGTTTTTCGACGCTGGGAACGATCTTCGTTGGTGCGCTCATCGTGTCCGGCATCGCGCACTACGGGGATCTCACCGCGTGGTCGTTTTCGGCCCTGTTCCAGAGCACCTACGGGAAGTTGCTGCTTTTCAAACTGGCCCTGTTCGCTGGAATGCTGGGTTTGGGAGCGCTGCACCGATGGACGCTGGTGCCGCGCTTGGAACGAGCGCTGACCAGCGGAGATCCCGCGCAGGAGGTGCGGGCTTTGCGGCAGAGTGTTACGGCTGAGGCCGCGCTGGCCATCTTGATCCTGATTGTTGTTTCAGTGCTCGGGACGCTCAGCCCCGAATAG
- the copC gene encoding copper homeostasis periplasmic binding protein CopC: MKSSNVIRSFALVLAIAAGQFSLQVAHAHAALQQSTPAANAVVASPGQIDLVFNETLIPRASRLKLLMKHGSSTMPIENFTTEIVNNGKTLRAKLPGPLAPGVYTVEYRAVGGDNHPMPGSFSFTVR, from the coding sequence ATGAAGTCGTCCAACGTCATTCGCTCCTTCGCGCTCGTCCTCGCAATCGCGGCCGGGCAGTTTTCGCTGCAGGTCGCGCACGCCCACGCCGCGCTGCAGCAGTCCACACCGGCGGCAAATGCGGTGGTGGCCTCGCCAGGCCAGATCGATCTCGTGTTCAACGAGACATTGATTCCGCGGGCGTCGCGTCTCAAGTTGCTCATGAAGCACGGCAGTTCCACCATGCCGATCGAGAATTTCACGACCGAGATCGTCAACAACGGCAAGACCCTGCGTGCCAAGTTGCCTGGACCGCTGGCTCCGGGCGTCTATACCGTGGAATACCGCGCCGTCGGTGGTGACAACCACCCCATGCCGGGCAGCTTCAGCTTCACGGTGCGCTGA
- a CDS encoding four-helix bundle copper-binding protein has protein sequence MTHHSAAHRPQAMNECIDNCTQCHAICLETINYCLTKGGVHAAPEHIALLATCADTCATSADAMLRGASVHDVVCGACAEICRQCADACDAMNDPEMTRCAEVCRRCAESCSAMAA, from the coding sequence ATGACTCACCATTCCGCAGCACACCGGCCCCAGGCCATGAACGAGTGCATCGACAACTGCACGCAATGCCATGCGATCTGCCTGGAGACCATCAACTACTGCCTGACCAAAGGAGGTGTTCACGCGGCCCCGGAGCACATCGCCCTGTTGGCGACGTGTGCCGATACCTGCGCAACCAGTGCCGACGCGATGCTGCGCGGTGCCAGCGTTCACGACGTGGTTTGCGGTGCCTGCGCGGAGATCTGCCGCCAGTGCGCCGATGCATGCGACGCCATGAACGACCCTGAGATGACGCGCTGCGCCGAAGTTTGTCGCCGCTGCGCGGAAAGCTGCAGCGCCATGGCAGCGTAA